The sequence below is a genomic window from Candidatus Omnitrophota bacterium.
GGCTCTATGAAATTATAACCGAGAAGGAAGCGATTTATTCTAAGTCTCCTTTTACGGATGAGGACGGCATGCATGCTTCAAGGTTAGAAGAGGAGTTTAATGAACTTGGAGGCTGGAATGCTGAATCCGACGCCGCTAAGCTCTTAAGTGACCTTGGTATTGAAGAATCGTTGCATTGCGCGCAGATGAGCCAATTGGAAGCAGGCCAAAAATTTCGAGTATTATTGGCTCAGGCATTATTTGGGAATCCTGATATTTTGCTGCTTGATGAGCCGACTAACCATTTAGATATAGATTCAAGCATGTGGCTAGAGGAATTTCTCTGTGATTTCCAGAATATTGCTATTGTTGTTTCACACGACAGGCATTTTTTAGATAAGGTTTGTACGCATATTGCTGATATTGATTTTGGTAAGATCCGGCTTTATGCGGGTAACTATACTTTTTGGTCAGAAGCCAGCCAGTTAGCTGCACGCCAGCGCAGCGAAGTTAATAAGAAGATAGAAGAAAAGCGTAAAGATTTAAAGGATTTTATTATGCGTTTTGCCAATAACGCCTCTAAATCGCGCCAGGCAACCAGCCGTAAGAAAATTCTGGAGAAGCTTGATATTGAAAATATTGAGCCCTCTTCGCGTAAATACCCTTATATTAATTTTGAGCAGGAACGTGTTGCAGGCAATGACCTTCTAAGCATAAATAATCTTTCTAAGCAGGTGGATGGAGAAGTAATGTTTGAGCGGCTTAATATTACGATTCAGAAGGGTGATAAGGTTGCTTTTGTCGGGCCAAACGATCTTTCTAAGACCATACTTTTTGAAATTCTAATGGATAAAACCAAGGTAGATAGCGGTACTTTTAAATGGGGCGTCTCAACCAAGCGGGCATATTATCCTAAAGATAATTCTGCATTTTTTGATTCACAATTAAATATCCCTGATTGGCTTAGAAATTATTCGCCAAATACTGAGGAAGAGTATATCCGTTCTTTTTTGGGGCGTATGCTTTTTTCGGGGGAAGAAGCGCTTAAGCCAGTGAATATCTTATCAGGAGGGGAGAGGGCCCGTTGTA
It includes:
- a CDS encoding ATP-binding cassette domain-containing protein, with the translated sequence MISVNNVSLQFGFRKLFTNVNIVFAPGNCYGLIGANGSGKSTFLKIISGQIDSTAGDVDISAGKRISVLKQDQFAFDQYQVLATVIMGHKRLYEIITEKEAIYSKSPFTDEDGMHASRLEEEFNELGGWNAESDAAKLLSDLGIEESLHCAQMSQLEAGQKFRVLLAQALFGNPDILLLDEPTNHLDIDSSMWLEEFLCDFQNIAIVVSHDRHFLDKVCTHIADIDFGKIRLYAGNYTFWSEASQLAARQRSEVNKKIEEKRKDLKDFIMRFANNASKSRQATSRKKILEKLDIENIEPSSRKYPYINFEQERVAGNDLLSINNLSKQVDGEVMFERLNITIQKGDKVAFVGPNDLSKTILFEILMDKTKVDSGTFKWGVSTKRAYYPKDNSAFFDSQLNIPDWLRNYSPNTEEEYIRSFLGRMLFSGEEALKPVNILSGGERARCMFTRMMVIQPNVLILDEPTNHLDLESITSLNRGLAKFQGTILFSSHDHELIQTVANRIIEITPSGYIDRISTTFDEYLENEQIKEQRSQLYKMNRED